In Cutaneotrichosporon cavernicola HIS019 DNA, chromosome: 1, one DNA window encodes the following:
- the APL4 gene encoding uncharacterized protein (Adaptin C-terminal domain), with protein sequence MSGHYNLKSLIKAIRSCKTLADERSVIQKESAAIRTSFKEEDSFMRHNNIAKLLYIHMLGYPAHFGQIECLKLVASPRFSDKRLGYLGIMLLLDENQEVLTLVTNSLKNDMNHSNMYAVGLALCTFANISSEEMSRDLCNEIEKLLGSTNTYIRKKAALCALRIIRRVPDLMDHFTERAKHLLQDRNHGVLLAGITLVTEMCDLDDEIAAQFRAATALLVKHLKSLVTTGFSPDHDVGGISDPFLQVKVLRLLRILGRGDVEASDIMNDILAQVATNTDASKNVGNSILYETVLTVLEIEADSGLRVMAINILGKFLTNRDNNIRYVALNTLNKVVGIDTNAVQRHRNTILDCLRDGDISIRRRALELSYALINEGNVRVMTRELLAFLEVADNEFKSGLTTQIWLAAERYAPNKRWHIDTALRVLNTAGNYVRDEILAAFIRLVAHTPELQFYTAQRLFAALSLDLSQESLTMAAIWIIGEFGDVLLQGGTVDDGEEVKQVTDEAIVDLFETVLNSPYANTLVRQWVLTALAKLTERFNERGLNGQQERVSALVAGYSSNLELEIQQRSVEFGNLLIMGDLKQGILERMPPPEIRATIMGTVSERRTVGTTRADKDTVVDLIGDDLGSGPATPLNGNPAQSQQSTQDLLADIFGSSDMGSSEPATPAAAAPSQPARSRNQDIMSLFGASPSTSPPSTSPPPVQTGAGSLFDLVTPSASVSASSPPVRSPPPADRSPPRSQIPQLQSYPAYDKNGLKITLTPKTGAQPGVVQILARFTASIRVEGVNLQVAVPKTQQLQMQAISQPDIAPGVTETQQLRILAPPGAQIRLRLRLQYRVNGKPVQDQQDFAGFPANLTAAE encoded by the exons ATGAGCGGGCACTACAACCTCAAGT CGCTCATCAAAGCCATCCGCTCGTGCAAG acaCTTGCGGATGAACGATCGGTGATTCAGAAGGAGTCGGCTGCGATCCGA acaTCCTTTAAGGAGGAGGACTCGTTCATGCGCCACAACAACATCGCAAAGCTCCTCTACATCCACATGCTCGGATACCCAGCGCACTTTGGACAGATCGAGTGCCTCAAGCTCGTTGCGTCTCCGCGCTTCAGCGACAAGCGCCTCGGATACCTCGGTATCAtgctgctcctcgacgagaacCAAGAGGTCCTGACGCTCGTGACCAACTCACTCAAGAA TGACATGAACCATTCGAACATGTacgccgtcggcctcgcgctttGCACGTTCGCCAACATCTCGTCCGAGGAGATGTCGCGCGACCTGTGCAACGAGATCGAGAAGCTGCTGGGTAGCACTAACACCTACATCCGCAAGAAGGCGGCTCTGTGCGCGCTCCGCATCATCCGCCGTGTGCCCGACCTCATGGACCACTTTACCGAGCGCGCAAAGCACCTTCTGCAGGACCGCAACCATGGCGTGCTTCTCGCTGGCATTACCCTCGTGACCGAGATGTGCGACCTCGATGACGAGATTGCCGCCCAGTTCCGCGCTGCTACGGCCTTGCTCGTCAAGCACCTCAAGTCGCTTGTGACGACCGGCTTCAGCCCAGACCACGATGTGGGCGGCATCAGCGaccccttcctccaggTCAAGGTGCTCCGCCTCCTGCGCATCCTGGGACGCggtgacgtcgaggcgTCTGACATCATGAATGACATCCTGGCGCAG gtcGCGACGAACACGGACGCGTCGAAGAACGTCGGCAACTCGATCCTGTACGAGACCGTCCTGACTGTGCTCGAGATCGAAGCGGACAGCGGTTTGCGTGTCATGGCCATCAACATCCTCGGCAAGTTCCTTACCAACAGAGACAACAACATTCGTTACGTTGCGCTCAACACGCTCAACAAGGTTGTTGGTATCGACACAAACGCAGTGCAGCGCCACAGGAATACCATCCTTGACTGTCTGCGCGACGGTGACATTTCAATCCGCCGCcgtgcgctcgagctctcGTACGCCCTCATCAACGAGGGCAACGTGCGCGTCATGAcccgcgagctgctcgcaTTCCTCGAGGTTGCCGACAACGAGTTCAAGTCAGGCCTTACCACGCAAATCTGGCTCGCTGCCGAGCGGTACGCGCCTAACAAGCGCTGGCACATTGACACTGCACTGCGTGTTCTCAACACCGCGGGCAACTAtgtgcgcgacgagatTCTGGCTGCGTTCATCCGCCTTGTGGCTCACACGCCTGAGCTACAGTTCTACACCGCGCAGCGCCTTTTCGCGGCTCTCTCGTTGGACCTGTCGCAGGAGTCGCTCACTATGGCAGCCATATGGATCATCGGCGAGTTTGGCGATGTGCTTCTCCAGGGTGGcacggtcgacgacggcgaggaggtcaagcAAGTCACGGACGAGGCGATTGTCGACCTCTTCGAGACAGTCCTCAACTCGCCTTACGCCAACACTCTTGTGCGGCAATGGGTCCTGACCGCTCTGGCCAAGTTAACCGAGCGCTTCAACGAACGCGGTCTCAATGGCCAGCAGGAGCGCGTAAGCGCCCTTGTCGCCGGCTACAGCAGCAACCTGGAGCTCGAGATCCAGCAGCGCAGTGTGGAGTTCGGTAACCTCCTTATAATGGGCGATCTCAAGCAGGGTATTCTTGAGCGCATGCCGCCTCCTGAGATCCGTGCCACCATCATGGGCACTGTCAGCGAGCGGCGTACGGTGGGCACCACGCGTGCGGACAAGGATACTGTTGTTGATCTCATCGGCGATGATCTTGGCTCTGGCCCAGCGACGCCGTTGAACGGTAACCCGGCCCAGTCTCAGCAGTCGACGCAGGACCTGCTGGCGGACATCTTTGGCTCGTCGGACATGGGCTCTTCTGAGCCTGCAacgcccgccgccgccgcgccatcACAGCCCGCGCGCAGCCGCAACCAGGACATCATGAGCCTCTTTGGCGCTTCTCCGTccacctcccctccctcgacgtcgccgccccCAGTCCAGACTGGAGCCGGGTCGCtcttcgacctcgtcacgccctcggcgtccgtGTCTGCCAGTTCACCACCTGTCCGTTCTCCGCCACCCGCCGATCGGTCTCCTCCCCGCTCCCAAATACCCCAGCTGCAGAGCTATCCAGCTTACGACAAGAACGGGCTCAAGATCACCCTGACGCCCAAGACGGGTGCCCAGCCCGGGGTTGTGCAGATCCTCGCGCGTTTCACAGCCTCTATCCGCGTGGAGGGTGTCAATCTCCAAGTAGCCGTTCCCAAGACGCAGCAGCTGCAGATGCAGGCTATCTCCCAGCCCGACATTGCCCCGGGCGTTACCGAGACACAGCAGCTGCGCATCCTTGCGCCACCAGGG gccCAGatccgcctccgcctccggcTCCAGTACAGGGTCAACGGCAAGCCCGTGCAGGACCAGCAGGACTTTGCCGGGTTCCCAGCCAATCTCACTGCGGCAGAGTAG
- a CDS encoding uncharacterized protein (Inositol polyphosphate phosphatase, catalytic domain homologues) has protein sequence MSSPLTIFLTTYNTGLQGSRAQEQDLSSWLIPQLHKAAAEAPTPDIYAIAVQELLPLHLGLAGLAQPVLATLTHRIQALLSAHATSVSPGKVKEQYTLVGRECRVGTALWVFARESTTAGRIGKVLRTSIGLWHLGMGNKAAVGVRLPIKRSQDGESGWESLTFISAHLEAHDHNIAARNEQYNTILSSLVFRGGDALHRLQPFQPHHTSHLFIMGDLNYRLERLAGDYPREKGELVSVERERADLVQLDTLKKEQAAGRVFGGLREGDLTRFAPTYKRVVGEVEGYSQKRIPGWTDRILIASHNDPPSLYAANAEPGLSPEGTTQILQYTSSPEVTISDHKPVHALVVLPPITHSAPYTSLSPLLAAPPPPSRTRPSARSQEDVFFWYIFGNVLDRLVGLPWCVIALLGFGNEKTGMGVSAFLAMIWGLWWSGLMEGYFSS, from the exons ATGTCCTCACCCCTCACAATATTCCTCACAACCTACAACACAGGCCTCCAGGGCTCTCGCGCCCAAGAACAGGATCTCTCTTCTTGGCTCATTCCTCAGCTCCATAAAGCTGCTGCCGAGGCCCCAACACCCGACATCTATGCCATCGCCGTGCAGGAACTCTTACCACTGCACCTCGGAC TGGCTGGTCTCGCTCAACCCGTGCTTGCCACACTCACACATCGCATCCAAGCGCTCCTCTCCGCTCATGCCACCTCCGTTTCGCCaggcaaggtcaaggagcaGTATACACTCGTAGGCCGTGAGTGCCGCGTCGGGACGGCTCTGTGGGTCTTTGCCCGTGAGAGCACAACAGCAGGCAGGATCGGCAAGGTCCTCCGCACGAGCATCGGGCTGTGGCACCTCGGTATGGGCAACAAggccgccgtcggcgtgcGTCTGCCCATCAAACGCAGCCAGGACGGCGAGTCCGGCTGGGAATCGCTCAC TTTCATCTCGGCCCACCTCGAAGCCCACGACCACAACATCGCCGCCCGGAACGAGCAGTACAATACGATCCTGTCGTCACTTGTCTTCAGAGGCGGCGATGCGTTACACCGCCTCCAACCGTTCCAGCCGCACCACACTTCGCATCTCTTCATCATGGGCGACCTCAACtaccgcctcgagcgccttgccGGCGACTACCCGCGCGAGAAGGGTGAGCTTGTcagcgtcgagcgcgagcgtgccgacctcgtgcagctcgacacgctcaagaaggagcagGCCGCCGGTCGCGTGTTTGGCGGTCTCCGCGAAGGTGACCTCACACGCTTTGCCCCGACGTACAAGCGCGTTgtgggcgaggtcgagggaTACTCCCA GAAGCGCATTCCCGGATGGACTGACCGCATCCTAATCGCGTCGCACAACGATCCGCCGAGCCTGTATGCGGCGAACGCAGAACCGGGTCTCTCGCCCGAAGGCACCACCCAGATCCTCCAGTACACTTCTTCACCCGAGGTCACGATCTCGGACCACAAGCCGGTGCACGCGCTCGTTGTTCTCCCGCCAATCACGCACAGCGCGCCCTACACTTCCCTATCGCCTTTGCTCGCCGCTCCGCCCCCGCCTTCGCGGACTCGGCccagcgcgcgcagccAGGAAGACGTGTTCTTCTGGTACATCTTTGGCAACGTGCTCGATCGCCTCGTGGGCTTGCCGTGGTGCGTTatcgcgctcctcggcttCGGAAACGAGAAGACAGGCATGGGCGTGAGCGCGTTCCTCGCCATGATCTGGGGATTGTGGTGGAGCGGGCTCATGGAGGGCTATTTCTCCAGCTAA
- a CDS encoding uncharacterized protein (CrcB-like protein, Camphor Resistance (CrcB)) has translation MTTPAPETGALTPSEDCNVSRLSDVTPPAEYGGLRTGAHYASLVLSSMLGTLIRLGLNAIGDYDGSVIFPLAWAQGVGCGIMGLGAARRAEIAWIYPPITTFVTTGIAGSTTTFSSWMIEGFEAFADTPTGPFQKTVNGVAYSLATFAISYAGVVLGEHVSAFLPALPRPRLPRHRRLSPAPLADAFMFFLAVASYAGALAMYFAAPRSWRERTVFALLLSPPGAMIRYALSKLNVRARFVGRFPIGTFIANIAATLVIGGAYAAGHRPAIVVACDAVNALQFGFCGCLSTVSTFVVEARILRRRWAWVYVLSSVVVGHLMVLATAGAVRWSLGYTGVCTGSDSVAG, from the exons ATGACTACTCCTGCGCCTGAAACAGGCGCACTCACTCCGTCAGAAGACTGCAACGTGTCCCGTCTAAGCGATGTCACTCCGCCTGCAGAGTACGGTGGGCTCCGCACGGGCGCTCACTACGCGAGCCTAGTCCTCTCGTCGATGCTGGGCACGCTCATCCGGCTCGGCCTCAACGCGATCGGCGACT acgaCGGGAGTGTCATCTTCCCGCTTGCGTGGGCTCAGGGCGTCGGCTGCGGGATCATGGGGCTGGGTGCCGCGCGCAGGGCAGAGATCGCCTGGAT ataCCCGCCCATCACAACATTTGTGACTACTG GGATCGCAGGCTCTACGACAACGTTCTCCTCCTGGATGATTGAGGGCTTTGAGGCGTTCGCGGATACGCCAACTGGGCCATTCCAAAAG ACAGTGAACGGCGTCGCTTACTCGCTCGCGACGTTCGCTATCTCGTACGCTGGAGTGGTGCTGGGCGAGCATGTGTCGGCTTTTCTCCCTGCGCTCCCGCGCCCGCGTCTGCCGCGCCACAGGCGCCTCTCTCCAGCAcccctcgccgacgcaTTCATGTtcttcctcgctgtcgcctCGTACGCCGGTGCGCTGGCGATGTATTTCGCTGCACCCAGGAGCTGGCGGGAGCGCACGGTGtttgcgctcctcctctccccgcCTGGCGCAATGATCCGATACGCTCTGTCGAAGCTCAACGTGCGGGCGCGTTTCGTGGGCCGATTCCCGATAGGCACGTTCATCGCGAATATCGCCGCGACGCTGGTCATTGGTGGGGCGTATGCTGCAGGACATCGTCCGGCAATCGTGGTGGCGTGCGACGCGGTGAACGCTCTTCAATTCGGGTTCTGTGGGTGTCTCTCCACCGTCAGCACTTTCGTCGTTGAAGCGCGCATCCTCCGGCGCAGGTGGGCCTGGGTGTACGTCCTCAGCAGCGTTGTGGTTGGGCATCTCATGGTTCTTGCTACAGCCGGGGCCGTGCGATGGAGCTTAGGTTACACCGGCGTGTGTACTGGGAGCGACTCAGTAGCAGGGTAG
- a CDS encoding uncharacterized protein (Major Facilitator Superfamily) yields the protein MSKPVHDYTDLSRMQLYTSFALVTSLFFLWGFSYGLLDVLNQHFLTVFQLKSKTETTMLQFAYFISYLIVAPPMGLFMRKYGYKLGIHVGLGIFATGAVLFWPSAKYRQYGMFVAFTFVAGSGLATLEVAANTYITLLGPPRYAALRLTLAQGFNGIATVIGPIIASHAFFKGENATQLGTVQYVYLAMACFATLLNIILIFIKLPEVRQAVTDEDLEKLKSGGWKGFFKMHHTTWGIFAEFCYVGGQVAVAATAIFYFVHQPGLNPPISASLASNLFAACQATFTAGRFIAVIYLRWIDPAFSLFVHGFMLVLFSILTATIDGAGGIACLFVVFLFESHCYPVIFALASSNLGPYTVIGGALTAAGVSGGAWYPAAQAALADRATTQISYLVAMTGFIPLMIYGGVMWLHRCHKHGKYSIWVKDLEGADAEHIETDLRRHSMARQMSVDTHGEGKRENSFLEHEVNTTPKMRGTVGNL from the exons ATGTCCAAGCCAGTACACGACTATACGGACCTGAGCCGCATGCAGCTCTACACGAGCTTTGCGCTCGTGACTTCTCTGTTTT TCCTCTGGGGTTTCAGCTACGGCCTGCTTGACGTTCTCAATCAACACTTCTTGACCGTGTTCCAGCTCAAGAGCAAGACCGAGACGACCATGCTCCAGTTCGCCTACTTTATTTCGTACCTTAtcgtcgcgccgcccatgGGCCTGTTTATGCGCAAGTACGGATACAAACTCGGCATCCACGTCGGACTGGGCATTTTCGCGACTGGTGCAGTGCTATTCTGGCCGAGTGCCAAATACCGCCAGTATGGAATGTTTGTGGCATTTACCTTTGTGGCGGGCTCGGGTCTCGCCACACTCGAAGTGGCCGCCAACACTTACA TTACACTGTTAGGCCCGCCTAGGTACGCCGCTTTACGTCTCACACTGGCCCAGGGCTTCAATGGCATTGCCACCGTCATCGGGCCGATCATCGCCTCTCATGCCTTCTTTAAAGGCGAGAATGCGACCCAACTCGGCACTGTGCAGTACGTATACCTGGCCATGGCGTGCTTTGCGACGCTCCTTAACATAATCTTGATCTTCATAAAGCTCCCAGAGGTGCGGCAGGCTGTGACGGACGAAGATCTCGAAAAACTCAAAAGTGGCGGGTGGAAAGGTTTCTTCAAGATGCACCACACGACGTGGGGGATCTTCGCCGAGTTCTGCTATGTTGGAGGACAAGTCGCCGTGGCAGCAACTGCTATCTTCTACTTTGTGCACCAGCCCGGCCTTAATCCCCCCATCAGCGCCTCGCTCGCTTCGAACCTCTTCGCCGCGTGCCAGGCGACTTTTACAGCCGGCCGCTTTATCGCCGTCATCTACCTACGCTGGATCGACCCGGCCTTTAGCCTTTTTGTGCACGGGTTCATGCTCGTGCTCTTTTCCATCCTTACCGCGACGATTGACGGGGCAGGAGGAATCGCTTGCCTCTTTGTCGTCTTCCTTTTCGAGAGCCACTGCTACCCCGTCATTTTCGCACTCGCGTCCTCCAATCTCGGCCCCTACACCGTTATAGGTGGCGCCCTGACCGCTGCCGGTGTCTCTGGCGGTGCATGGTACCCCGCTGCACAGGCTGCCCTCGCAGATAGAGCCACCACGCAGATCTCATACCTGGTGGCCATGACTGGGTTCATTCCCCTCATGATCTATGGTGGTGTTATGTGGTTGCATCGCTGCCATAAGCACGGCAAGTACTCGATCTGGGTCAAGGACCTTgagggcgccgacgcggaACACATCGAGACCGACCTGCGCCGGCATTCCATGGCCCGGCAGATGAGCGTCGACACTCACGGGGAGGGCAAGCGCGAGAACTCgttcctcgagcacgaggtCAACACTACGCCCAAGATGAGAGGCACCGTTGGCAACCTGTAG